In the genome of Theropithecus gelada isolate Dixy chromosome 19, Tgel_1.0, whole genome shotgun sequence, the window ggagtctcgctctgtcacccaggctggagtgcagtggcgcaatctcagctcactgcaaactccgcctcccaggttcacgccattctcctgcctcagcctcccgagtagctgggactacagatgcccgctgtcacacccggctaattttttttgtgtttttagtagagacggggtttcaccatgttagccaggatggtctcaatctcctgacctcatgatccacccgcctcagcctcccaaagtgctgggattacaggtgtgagccaccgcgcccggccaattattattatttgaaaaatagtaaGCACAGGGACAGCCTGCCAGGTTCCAATCCCAGTTCTCCATGTCCTTGCTCTATGAGCCTGGACACATTATCTcctactctgtgcctcagtttcctcatctgtaaaatggtctTCCCAAcacaacagcttttttttttctttgaaaattttatttattgatttttaaaaagaaatgggaatCTGGGTAATATAGGGAGATCCCGTCTctagaaacataaaaaaattagccaggagtggtggtgcaggcctgcgctcccacctacttgggaggctgaggaggaaggatggcttgggcctgggaggtcgaggctgcagtgagccatgattgcgccactgcactccagcctgggtgacagagcaagaccctgtctcaaaaaaaaaaaaaaaaaagtggcaggcatggtggctcacgcctgtaatcccaacactttgggaggccaaggtaggtggatcacctgaggtcaagagatcgaggccatcctggccaacatggtgaaatcccatctctactaaaaatacaaaaattagccaggctggtagtgggcacctgtaatcccagctactccagaggctgaggcaggagagtcgtttgaatccaggaggcagaggttgcagtgagccgagatcatgtcattgcgctccagcctgaacgacagagtacgactccatctcaaaaaaaaaaaaaattattgttttggcGGC includes:
- the LOC112613143 gene encoding putative uncharacterized protein encoded by LINC00269, which produces LECSGAISAHCKLRLPGSRHSPASASRVAGTTDARCHTRLIFFVFLVETGFHHVSQDGLNLLTS